ACATCCCTTCCCCACTTCAGCCCAGAGCCAACTCCCATCAAGTgccttcttatttttcattctttcctgtaGCTCCTCTTCGCTGCAAGGTAGAAGGCTCTTCATCATATGGCTTCTTTGAGAATGATTCAGTAGGAAGCCCCGCAGCAAGAATCTCCTGAGTTTGGGAAATGTGGGCTTCTCCATCCTTACTCTCCCTCATCGCCTCTTTGCAGAACTGCACGTTAAGCTCATTGGTGACCCTCAGGATCTGTTCAGCGGCCAGTGTACCCTTGTAGATCCGATCATTTTGGAGAATGGGGTCCTCACAGACTTTGGCTTAGGAGTAAAATCTCCTAATAATGCGCGTGCCTCCAACAGTCGCACTATGAGTTAACATATCCTGCAGCAGGTGAACAGATCCTGCCCATACCTCGTGAACTAGTTCATGGAAAGCTGATAAGACTCATGCCCTCATTATCCCCAGGTGTGTGGGTGTTCTTGTGGGTGCCGGTGTATGTTGTTTGCAAACTCTGGCTTTTGTGTTGGCAGCTCTCCTCCTACCATACCCAACAGCCAATCTAGTCCTGGATGTGGTGATGCTCCTCCTTTACCTTGGAATTGAAGTGATCCGACTGTTTTTTGGTGAGTGTTGGCCAGAGAATCCTTCCATTCCCTCTGAGAAGAACTGCTACCTGTAACTTGATTAACGAGAACAAGTACATAACCTAGTCTCACAATAAGAGATTGGATCTAGTGGGATGTCTCATTATGCCCTCTCTGAAGTTTCAAGCGGCTTCCTATTTTGGGTCAGATCTGTTTGTGTGCTGCTCTGTAGGGGCAGGAGTGGGCAGTAGCAGGAGATTTTAGATTGTTCCTCCCGAACTGCATAACTGCCAGGAGAGCCTGGTTCCTCTCCCTGGTTTGCTTGGGAGAATAGATTTACCTGGAAGGAACTCCATGTTTAAGGCAGTGCATGTCACCCGAGTCAGCACTCAGGTCCCTTCCACTTCTCTGAACAGGGGTTTCTGTAGGACAAGTTTATCCTCAGGTCTAGAGCAAACCTCCTATTAGTTAGAATAGCTCATCCcataaaacacaaagaagaaacaataCTTCCAACACATGTAATGAAGGATGAAGAAGGTCCAcataaatcaataaggaaaagacaacctaattttaaaaactgttaaggGACACGAATAGGCAGTTCCCATAAGAATAATAAGAGGATCAATAATCATGATAAAATGCCCAAACTCACtaataaaaagcaaattgaaaCAACAAGGTAACAGTTTCATCCAGCAGATTAAAAGGATTTCCAAATACCTAGCATTAGATTGGGCGTGAGGACCAGGTCTCTATATTCCCACACTCTTTGGGAACGTAAATTACAGCAGTCATTTTGCTAATCGTTTTGCCATGTAAAACTGTATTCTTGGACCTAACAATTACACTTCTAAAACTgggtgaaaaaaacaaacacttccaCAGATATGTAAAGATATCGATGTGTTTTGTAACCTGAAAacattagaggggtgcctggctgggtcggTCATGGAGTGAgcgactcttgactttgggcttgtgagttcaagccccaagttgggtgtagagattacttaaaataatacattcttaagaaaaaaagaaattagaaacaacctaaacatCTGTCAGTACAGGATTAGTTAAATTATGGAATTGCTTCAATGAAATCGTTCATAGCGATTAAGAAAAGAATAAGGTAGTTACATGTGGCAAGCTGTCTAACTCctgttaaatgggaaaaaaaatgtaagttgaaaacagtatgtagagtatgattccatttttataataatagtaatatgtAAGTATACACACATAACAAAATCTGAAACAATATACATCGTTCCATAAGAATGGCTATCTCCAGTGAGGAATCATGGGGTCTTTTTAGTTTctagattttctaaaattattttctgtatttgtattaGTTGGAAAGTTTTCAatgattatataattaaaaaaaatatttccccccaAGTAAAGAACCCATTGTCCCGGAGTGGGAGCCAGACCTGAAGCAGGACCTTTGGAGTGAATGACTCCAACCCTAATGGCTCCTCCAAAGCCTCTCATTTTGAGCACAGAGGGACCCCACATATGATCCTGCCCATCTCCATTCAGGACCAGTTTTCTCTGCCTTGCCggtccatcccatcccatcccatcccatcccatccccccaTTTTCTCTGAGCCCAGGGAAAGCAGGCCACTGGAGGTGACCCCATGGGCTGTGTCTGACAGGTACCAAGGGAAACCTCTGCCAACGAAAGGTGCCACTTGGTATTAGTGTGGCCTTGACCTTCCCATCTGCCATGATGGCCTCCTATTACCTGCTGCTACAGACCTACGTGCTCCGCCTGGAAGCCATTATGAACAGcatcttgcttttcttctgtggTTCCGAGCTGCTGCTTGAGGTGCTCACCCTGACTGCTTTCTCCAGGTACTGCTGCTGAGGGACCATTTCCTGTCACCTGAGGGTTGGGTTCCCATCCCGTCCTAGGGAGGGATTCATTGTTCTTCTGAAGCCTGACGGGTCTCTAAAGGATTGCTAAGGGGAAAGAGGTGTCTGTGAGATTGCTTTTCCTATTTAGGGTAGACCGTTACCCAGGGAAGACATTCTCCTTGTTCTTTGGGGCCAAGAGCCTTGGAATATAGAACAGTTCAGGCCAGTCGCTTTTGTTCACTggtcttttaacattttctctttctttctttctttctttctttctttctgccatcAGTATGGACAGGATTTGAAGTGCAAAAATTTCAGCCAGCAGTCCTCAGGGGCTGAGACCACAGATACTTCTGGTGTTTAGGCACACCAGTGAGAAGTGGTGGGTCACGTTGTCCCGGGAAAGTTGCAGCTTTTCCTCAACACAGATATTTGGGCAACAAACTGAGCATCAGGCCACTGGGCATCATCTTCTAAACCAGGACCATCAGCCTGAGAGACTGTTCTACACACCAGTGTAGGGAGGGGCAAGGCTGTCCCAAGCTGGCCCTTCTCAGAACCAGTTCCCTGCTGCCCTCAAGTCCTCTGTGATCCTTGTGGCCAGAGCCTCTTGTGTGGACCACGGAGGCTCGTTGGGCTTCCAGCAGGACTGGAGCCCCACGCTCCCCGTACGTGCCGTGCCACCCCTGTCACCCGAGCACAGAGAGCCTCAGGATGTCTGCCCCTAGAGTGACGCAAAAGCCTCTCACCTCATTCCTCAGAGACTGAGCTCCGGAACTTTTTTAGTAGCTCATAGTGTTATTTTTCTACTCTCATCatgaaacaaacattattttataataaacgtGTATTTTCTGTCATGGGGGTTGCAGCCTTTTTCTTATGGCACCTGTCCCTAGAATTTCATCCACGACAAGGGAAGGGAGCGACTGTCCCGGCAGGTTTTTCTCAGGCTGTGCTCGGCGACCCAGCGTGAACGCAAAGGCAGCGATGACTTTCTTCCCCCAGCGGTAGCCTAGATTAATCCCTAAAGGCAGCAGTTTCCGTATCTTCTTCAGGCCTGTCATCCTGTAAAAGACTCTGCTTTATATTCTTCGCCTCTGCCCCCAATCCCGCATCCCCGcgtcttttccctccttcctcttacAGACAGCTGTCAGCTGCTTTCCAGAGTGAGGCATAAATAATTGGAAGAGGTGTAGTCAAAACTTGGCAGCATTTTTGTCATCtagtttaaaatttcaatttaatgTAAAAGgaacccccccccttttttttaataagctggGGAAATATTGTCCTATCTTAGTACATCATTCCCTTCTCCAAGCAAGAGAAATATTGTCCTGAGTACATCATTCCCTTCTCCAAGCGACCAGCTTTAAacctgtttctcattttgtttgtttttctaagtcCCAGGACACATGACAGAATTCACTTTAGAAACCCTTGAGCCATATGGCTCTTTGCTATCAGATGAATCCTCTGATATCTACTCTTGCTCCCAGTAGAAAGTGAATTGGTCTTTAAGTGTTTTCATGCTGGTTTTTAATTCTGCTTATTTCCTGGGATTGAGCTCATTTTCATCCTGTGAAGGTCACCGCTGTCCAAAGCActgagacttttcttgttttctaccTCTTCTGTGTCCTTGCCTCCTAGCTGCCTTTGGGGTCTATCCAAAAGCTATAGTAGACAGGTGTAATCAACCACgagaaacagtaacaaaaaatcCAGTGGGAACCTCCCTGATATTTGTCACAAACCCTGCTAATCCCCTGACTTTTCTGCTGCTCACACTGCTTTCTCTATCTGTGCTTTGAAGAAGTTGCTGGCATCAAACTGGACAGGAACTTTTTCCATGGCCTCCCTGTTTCTTCGAGAGGTTCAGTGGTTAAGGTCACTCTCCTGGCAACACAGATAAAGGAATGAAAGACTCTGTTGAAGTTTAGAGTTGGCTTATAATTTAAAACGGACCTTAGAAATGAATCTAATCCCCCACCTTGCAGGCTTAGCGACGAGGAACAGCCAAGCCTCACACACCTGGTTAAACAGCTGGAAATAGAAACCCTGTCTGAGGAGTCTCTGTTTAGATCAAGCGAACTCTATTTCAACAGGTACCGCTTGAGGATGAGAAGGAGTGGTTGAAAATGGGGATAGGCTACAACAGGAAGTCCCCTCATTTTTTCATGCTTATCTGGGAGCTTCGTGCCTCTCGCTTCCTGTGT
This genomic stretch from Lynx canadensis isolate LIC74 chromosome D1, mLynCan4.pri.v2, whole genome shotgun sequence harbors:
- the TMEM216 gene encoding transmembrane protein 216, with the protein product MAPRGKRLSSTPLEILFFLNGWYYATYFLLELFIFLYKALLLPYPTANLVLDVVMLLLYLGIEVIRLFFGTKGNLCQRKVPLGISVALTFPSAMMASYYLLLQTYVLRLEAIMNSILLFFCGSELLLEVLTLTAFSSMDRI